One Streptomyces sp. V4I8 genomic window carries:
- a CDS encoding GNAT family N-acetyltransferase gives MIRSLLRRRRAASGLPVPDACTPGRHALATRHLLLYTPVTQLDALAAIAAGADPEAQRWQGNQMDQVVPDAGTRRALLRIGPTGATPRWFIRSNPELAEPFEPSPEMPEFMVCVRRDTGRYAGYLELHHDRGEIGGILAPDHRGQGLGAELFLAGAEFAHGHAGLPTVRAGTATANLACRRALERAGFVPAPGPARHTLPDGRELDSVWYRHEDAASACARP, from the coding sequence ATGATTCGGTCGCTCCTACGACGTCGCCGGGCGGCCTCGGGCCTCCCGGTCCCGGACGCGTGCACGCCCGGCCGGCACGCCCTGGCCACCCGACACCTGCTGCTCTACACCCCGGTGACCCAGCTCGACGCGTTGGCGGCCATCGCCGCGGGCGCGGACCCCGAGGCCCAGCGCTGGCAGGGGAACCAGATGGACCAGGTCGTACCGGACGCCGGAACCAGACGGGCCCTGCTGCGCATAGGCCCCACCGGCGCCACCCCCCGTTGGTTCATCAGGTCCAACCCCGAGCTGGCCGAGCCCTTCGAACCCAGCCCCGAGATGCCCGAGTTCATGGTCTGCGTACGCCGCGACACCGGGCGCTACGCCGGGTACCTCGAACTCCACCACGACAGGGGTGAGATCGGCGGCATTCTCGCCCCCGACCATCGAGGCCAGGGCCTCGGCGCTGAACTGTTCCTGGCGGGCGCGGAGTTCGCCCATGGCCACGCCGGTCTGCCGACAGTACGGGCGGGCACGGCGACGGCGAACCTCGCGTGCCGCCGCGCCCTGGAACGCGCCGGCTTCGTCCCGGCCCCCGGCCCGGCCCGCCACACCCTGCCCGACGGCCGTGAACTGGACAGCGTCTGGTACCGGCACGAGGACGCCGCGTCGGCGTGTGCGAGGCCTTGA
- a CDS encoding transposase, with translation MTLPASLLLVLQVTRPCFTKHSFETFCHLVAGMAAQTGRRTVTGMLTGAGLSRLWPHRRAHAFFSEASWDPDQLGLRLARAVVEALLPADAPILAVVDDTLLHRVGRKVFGALWAHDGSGRGKDKLGFGNTWVICAVVVRLPFLAKPVAVPVAARLWRGKATASRTDLALEMVHDLAALFPGRTLHVTGDAAYHSGKVADLPPSVTFTTRLPRNAALSAPTPPKTNKRGRPRKKGRALGSLTAIAQTATWRLAVVERYGRMEFVWITERECLWYGAFKDLPVRLVLIRDLNSTRPYDLALISTDLVSPADDLIERYGTRWPIESIFEHMRQDLGVGQARNRTRRAVERTVPFGLAVYTIVVLWYAAHGHHPADIADRRARQPWYATKATPAFSDMVIKLRRTIIAARHIHNPAGQPGPDEIAAVIRAWEAAAA, from the coding sequence ATGACGTTACCGGCGTCGTTGCTGCTTGTTCTGCAGGTCACTCGTCCGTGTTTCACGAAGCATTCGTTCGAGACGTTCTGCCATCTGGTGGCCGGGATGGCCGCGCAGACGGGGCGGCGTACGGTCACCGGGATGCTGACGGGGGCGGGACTGTCGCGGCTGTGGCCGCACCGCAGGGCCCACGCCTTCTTCTCTGAGGCCTCGTGGGATCCCGACCAGCTCGGCCTGCGCCTGGCCCGAGCCGTGGTCGAAGCCCTGCTCCCAGCGGACGCGCCGATCCTGGCTGTCGTCGACGACACCCTGCTGCACCGGGTCGGCAGGAAGGTCTTCGGGGCGCTGTGGGCGCATGACGGCTCCGGGCGGGGCAAGGACAAGCTCGGGTTCGGCAACACCTGGGTCATCTGCGCGGTCGTGGTCCGCCTGCCCTTCCTCGCCAAGCCGGTCGCTGTGCCGGTGGCCGCCCGGCTGTGGCGGGGCAAGGCCACCGCCTCCCGCACCGACCTGGCCCTGGAGATGGTCCACGACCTGGCCGCGCTCTTCCCCGGCCGCACTCTCCACGTCACCGGCGACGCTGCCTACCACTCCGGCAAGGTCGCCGACCTGCCCCCGTCGGTCACCTTCACCACCCGACTCCCGCGCAACGCCGCCCTGTCCGCGCCGACCCCGCCCAAGACCAACAAGCGGGGACGGCCCCGCAAGAAGGGCAGGGCGCTGGGCTCACTGACCGCGATTGCCCAGACGGCGACATGGCGCCTTGCCGTCGTGGAGCGTTACGGGCGCATGGAGTTCGTGTGGATCACCGAGAGGGAATGCCTGTGGTACGGAGCCTTCAAGGACCTCCCGGTCCGCCTCGTCCTGATCCGCGACCTGAACTCGACCCGCCCGTACGACCTCGCTCTGATCAGCACCGACCTGGTCAGTCCCGCCGACGACCTCATTGAACGGTACGGCACGCGCTGGCCGATCGAATCGATCTTCGAGCACATGCGCCAGGATCTCGGCGTCGGCCAGGCCCGCAACCGCACCCGGCGCGCGGTGGAGCGCACCGTCCCCTTCGGCCTGGCCGTCTACACCATCGTCGTCCTCTGGTACGCCGCCCACGGGCACCACCCCGCCGACATCGCCGACCGGCGCGCACGACAGCCCTGGTACGCGACGAAGGCGACCCCGGCGTTCAGCGACATGGTGATCAAGCTTCGCCGGACGATCATCGCCGCCCGCCATATTCACAACCCTGCAGGTCAACCCGGTCCCGATGAAATCGCCGCGGTCATCCGCGCCTGGGAAGCAGCCGCGGCGTAG
- a CDS encoding MerR family transcriptional regulator: MGESRVERMHVGDNTLWSIGEAARKTGLSVKLIRHWSDAGVVHPARRTPAGYRLYGTEALARLQLAQTLRGLGLGLATIRDVLERESTLSEVAATHIDALEKQIRTLRTQHAVLRSVIRRNTTAEGHTTMTELARMSAAERRAIIQDFVTDTLGELDVPTHRRGLLAATPDLPANPTDEQVDAWLELGELVRNPALRASVRRMAHYAAEHHPGEHDDSALRDAEQATDDWLRRAETATRKESPRTRRQPIASSPPSWRPGSPHRLLRTKRNSSTTRRPEVYALSSSKSPPTRTWSGTGSCCASSTAGPCGPAWRQPADG; the protein is encoded by the coding sequence ATGGGAGAGTCAAGGGTGGAGCGCATGCACGTCGGTGACAACACGCTCTGGAGTATCGGGGAGGCCGCCCGGAAGACCGGGCTGTCGGTGAAACTGATCCGGCACTGGTCGGACGCCGGGGTCGTTCACCCGGCACGTCGGACTCCGGCCGGCTACCGGCTGTACGGCACTGAGGCACTGGCCCGGCTGCAGCTGGCGCAGACACTGCGAGGGCTGGGCCTGGGGCTGGCGACGATCCGGGACGTACTGGAGCGCGAGAGCACCCTGTCAGAGGTGGCCGCGACGCACATCGACGCGCTGGAGAAGCAGATCCGCACGCTGCGAACGCAGCATGCCGTGCTGCGCTCCGTCATCCGCCGCAACACCACTGCCGAGGGGCACACCACCATGACCGAGCTGGCGCGCATGTCAGCCGCCGAACGCCGTGCCATCATCCAGGACTTCGTCACCGACACCCTGGGAGAACTGGACGTACCCACCCACCGACGGGGCCTGCTGGCGGCCACTCCTGACCTGCCCGCCAATCCCACCGACGAGCAGGTCGACGCCTGGCTCGAACTAGGCGAACTCGTCAGGAATCCGGCTCTGCGCGCCAGCGTACGCCGTATGGCCCACTACGCCGCCGAACACCACCCGGGCGAGCACGACGACAGCGCGCTGCGGGACGCAGAGCAGGCGACAGACGACTGGCTGCGGCGAGCAGAGACAGCGACGCGCAAGGAATCGCCCCGGACTCGCCGGCAGCCGATCGCGTCGTCACCGCCATCGTGGCGACCTGGATCCCCGCACAGGCTGCTCCGGACGAAAAGGAACTCGTCGACAACGCGCAGGCCAGAGGTCTACGCCTTGAGCAGCTCGAAGTCGCCTCCGACACGCACGTGGAGCGGTACTGGCAGCTGCTGTGCATCATCAACGGCCGGCCCGTGCGGCCCAGCATGGCGGCAGCCGGCCGATGGCTGA
- a CDS encoding TIGR03086 family metal-binding protein: protein MAAAGRWLTTALRAHPEPGARATHLAGLYDVGQDVWEPTGVLHACDEVLDAVGGLVSAVEPGQFDRPTPCADWDVHTLLNHLVWENLLWAGLANATPRSDFTADHLGDDHVAAFRTASKAARSAFRRPGMLERRYGPAPGRRLVEQLVIEMLVHGWDLAQAIGPTGPMRSGATGFASNGWAVTSARTAST, encoded by the coding sequence ATGGCGGCAGCCGGCCGATGGCTGACGACGGCACTGCGGGCGCATCCCGAACCCGGTGCACGAGCCACGCACCTCGCCGGGTTGTACGACGTCGGGCAGGACGTGTGGGAACCGACCGGCGTGCTCCACGCCTGTGACGAAGTCCTGGACGCCGTCGGCGGACTCGTCTCCGCGGTGGAGCCGGGCCAGTTCGACCGGCCAACGCCCTGCGCCGACTGGGACGTTCACACCCTCCTCAACCACCTGGTCTGGGAGAACCTGCTGTGGGCCGGCCTGGCCAACGCAACTCCCCGTTCCGACTTCACCGCCGACCATCTCGGGGATGACCATGTCGCGGCATTCCGTACCGCATCGAAGGCCGCACGGTCGGCCTTCAGGCGCCCGGGCATGCTCGAGCGGCGCTACGGGCCCGCTCCCGGGCGACGGCTCGTCGAGCAGTTAGTGATCGAGATGCTGGTCCACGGCTGGGACCTGGCCCAGGCCATCGGGCCGACAGGCCCGATGCGTTCCGGGGCAACGGGCTTCGCGTCGAACGGGTGGGCAGTCACATCCGCTCGGACGGCGAGTACGTAG
- a CDS encoding IS701 family transposase, translated as MGGDLAGVRLWAGELGALHERFVHRFNREEPRQSALAYMRGLVAPLERKNGWTLAEEAGHTGPDRIHRLLNRIEWDADEVLDDVRDYVVEHLADREAVLIVDDTGFLKKGVRSAGVQRQYSGTAGRTENCQIGVFLAYATGRGRTLIDRRLYLPTSWTDDRERCRRAGIDDSVAFETKVAMAKAMVRRAIADRIPFGWVTADAAYGFSKGWRFELEQADVFHVMATTRHDTVVTRWSIDHPVHDLFPGLPRQKWKRRSCGEGAHGRRIFDWARVEVRPWHREDRRHWVLARRSVSRPEEISYYIAYCPADTTLDELIRIAGSRWAVEECFQTAKQECGLDDYQVRRYPGWHRHMTLAMAAHACLTVLRARQLDTDKAETDPPSSSTSASPRSDA; from the coding sequence ATGGGTGGGGACCTTGCTGGTGTCAGGTTGTGGGCGGGGGAACTGGGTGCTCTGCATGAGCGGTTCGTGCACCGGTTCAACCGGGAGGAGCCGCGTCAGTCGGCGCTGGCTTACATGCGTGGGCTGGTTGCGCCGCTGGAGCGGAAGAACGGCTGGACGCTGGCGGAGGAGGCCGGGCATACGGGTCCCGATCGCATCCACCGGCTGCTGAACCGGATCGAGTGGGACGCCGACGAGGTCCTGGACGACGTACGCGACTACGTCGTGGAACACCTCGCAGACCGCGAGGCCGTCCTGATCGTCGATGACACCGGCTTTCTGAAGAAGGGCGTCCGTTCGGCCGGGGTGCAAAGGCAGTACTCCGGAACGGCCGGCCGCACCGAGAACTGCCAGATCGGTGTGTTCCTCGCCTACGCCACCGGCCGTGGACGCACTCTGATCGACCGCCGTCTGTATCTGCCCACCTCCTGGACGGATGACCGGGAACGGTGCCGGCGGGCGGGCATCGACGACAGTGTCGCCTTCGAGACGAAGGTGGCCATGGCCAAGGCGATGGTCCGCCGGGCCATCGCCGACCGTATCCCGTTCGGCTGGGTGACGGCGGACGCCGCCTACGGCTTCAGCAAGGGCTGGCGGTTCGAGCTGGAACAGGCGGATGTCTTCCACGTCATGGCCACCACCCGGCACGACACCGTCGTCACCCGCTGGTCCATCGACCACCCCGTCCACGACCTGTTTCCCGGCCTGCCGCGGCAGAAATGGAAACGCCGTTCCTGCGGTGAAGGAGCCCACGGCCGGCGGATCTTCGACTGGGCCCGCGTCGAGGTGCGGCCCTGGCACCGCGAGGACCGCCGGCACTGGGTCCTCGCCCGCCGAAGCGTGAGCAGGCCCGAGGAGATCTCCTACTACATCGCCTACTGTCCCGCCGACACGACGCTGGACGAGCTGATCCGCATCGCGGGCAGCCGCTGGGCAGTCGAGGAATGCTTCCAGACCGCGAAGCAGGAGTGCGGCCTGGACGACTACCAGGTCCGCCGCTACCCGGGCTGGCACCGCCACATGACCCTGGCCATGGCCGCCCACGCCTGTCTGACTGTCCTGCGGGCCCGCCAGCTCGACACGGACAAAGCAGAAACGGATCCTCCCAGCTCATCCACCTCAGCCTCGCCGAGATCCGACGCCTGA
- a CDS encoding IS630 family transposase yields MLERTTRRATSPQALALRARIVLACSGPEVPPIVAVARDLRVSADMVRKWRRRFLFDRLDGLVDEPRPGRPPTIGVDEVEAVVVTTLEQLPKNATHWSRKSMAEHSGLSKSTVGRIWRKFQLKSHLTDTFKLSTDPLFVEKLYDVVGLYFNPPDGAVVLSVDEKSQIQALDRSQPVLPIMPGMPERRTHDYVRNGLTTLFAAFDVATGEVITALHRRHRAAEFKKFLVRIDKEVPAHLQIHLICDNYGTHKTPAIRTRLAKHPRFHMHFTPTGSSWINQVERWFGFLADQKIRRGAHKNVQVLEADIRAWVKDWNEDPKPFIWTKTAEEILDSLAHFCRRISGARR; encoded by the coding sequence ATGTTGGAGCGGACGACGCGTCGGGCCACATCGCCCCAGGCCCTGGCTCTGCGTGCACGGATTGTGCTGGCGTGCTCGGGGCCTGAGGTGCCACCGATCGTCGCTGTCGCTCGGGACCTGCGGGTGAGTGCCGACATGGTCCGCAAATGGCGGCGGCGGTTTCTCTTCGACCGCCTGGACGGCCTCGTTGACGAGCCTCGGCCGGGCCGGCCACCCACCATCGGCGTAGATGAGGTGGAAGCGGTCGTGGTCACGACACTGGAGCAGCTCCCGAAGAACGCCACCCACTGGTCGCGTAAATCGATGGCCGAGCACAGTGGTCTGTCGAAGTCCACCGTTGGCCGGATCTGGCGGAAGTTCCAGCTCAAGTCGCATCTGACCGACACCTTCAAGTTGTCGACGGACCCGCTGTTCGTGGAGAAGCTCTACGACGTTGTCGGTCTGTACTTCAACCCGCCCGACGGCGCGGTGGTCCTCTCGGTGGACGAGAAATCTCAGATCCAGGCCCTGGACCGGTCCCAGCCGGTGCTGCCGATAATGCCGGGCATGCCGGAACGGCGCACTCACGACTACGTGCGCAACGGCCTGACCACCCTGTTCGCGGCGTTCGACGTCGCCACCGGTGAGGTCATCACCGCCCTGCACCGCCGGCACCGGGCAGCGGAGTTCAAGAAGTTCCTGGTCAGGATCGACAAGGAAGTTCCCGCACATCTCCAGATCCACCTGATCTGCGACAACTACGGCACCCACAAGACCCCTGCGATCAGGACGAGGCTGGCCAAACACCCCCGGTTCCACATGCACTTCACCCCGACCGGCTCCTCCTGGATCAACCAGGTCGAGCGGTGGTTCGGCTTCCTCGCCGACCAGAAGATCCGTCGTGGCGCACACAAGAACGTTCAGGTTCTCGAAGCCGACATCCGCGCATGGGTCAAGGACTGGAACGAAGACCCCAAGCCGTTCATCTGGACCAAGACAGCTGAAGAAATCCTCGACTCCCTCGCTCACTTCTGCCGACGGATCTCTGGCGCAAGACGCTAG
- a CDS encoding alkene reductase, with protein sequence MTVNISEVSPAPLLFSPTSLGKIELANRVVMAPMTRVRAGSSGIPGDLMVEYYRQRASVGLIIAEGTYPDHASQGYVGEPGIATDEQAAGWQRVFEAVHAEGGRIVLQIMHAGRQTHPDINGGRRILAPSAIARTGETFTEKGEQPYPVPEAMTTAEIRAALEDFVTAARRAIEAGADGVEIHGANGYLLHQFLSPAANQRTDGYGGSPQNRARFVVEVVTAVAQAVGADRVGLRISPEVDFGDVFETDRDDVLATYGTLMDQLRPLGLAYLSVLHTEPGGYLVQELRRRFDGKLIVNNGPLGGQTTRERALQQIEAGHADAVVVGRALIANPDLVERWQGGHPENEPRPELFYGLDAEGYTDYPFLEAA encoded by the coding sequence ATGACTGTCAATATCTCAGAAGTTTCGCCCGCTCCGTTGCTTTTCTCCCCCACCTCGCTCGGGAAGATCGAGCTCGCCAACCGCGTCGTCATGGCACCGATGACCCGGGTCCGGGCCGGTTCCTCCGGCATTCCCGGGGATCTGATGGTCGAGTACTACCGGCAGCGGGCGAGCGTCGGGCTGATCATCGCCGAGGGCACCTACCCCGACCACGCGTCGCAGGGGTATGTCGGTGAGCCCGGCATCGCCACCGACGAGCAGGCGGCCGGCTGGCAGCGGGTGTTCGAGGCGGTGCACGCCGAGGGCGGCCGCATCGTCCTGCAGATCATGCACGCCGGCCGCCAAACCCACCCCGACATCAACGGTGGCCGCCGCATCCTCGCCCCCAGCGCGATCGCCAGGACCGGCGAGACGTTCACCGAGAAGGGCGAGCAGCCCTACCCCGTACCGGAAGCGATGACCACCGCAGAGATCCGTGCAGCCCTGGAGGACTTCGTCACCGCGGCCCGCCGGGCCATTGAGGCGGGAGCGGACGGCGTGGAAATCCACGGCGCCAACGGCTACCTGCTCCACCAGTTCCTCTCCCCGGCGGCCAACCAGCGCACCGATGGATACGGCGGCTCGCCGCAGAACCGCGCCCGCTTCGTCGTCGAGGTCGTCACGGCGGTCGCCCAGGCCGTCGGTGCCGATCGGGTCGGGCTGCGGATCTCGCCGGAGGTCGACTTCGGGGACGTCTTCGAGACCGACCGGGACGACGTCCTGGCCACCTACGGCACCCTGATGGACCAACTGCGCCCACTGGGCCTGGCCTACCTCTCCGTACTGCACACCGAGCCGGGCGGCTACCTGGTACAGGAGCTGCGGCGGCGCTTCGACGGCAAGCTGATCGTCAACAACGGCCCCCTCGGGGGGCAGACCACCCGCGAGCGGGCGCTCCAGCAGATCGAGGCCGGCCACGCCGACGCCGTGGTCGTGGGCCGGGCCCTCATCGCCAACCCCGACCTGGTTGAGCGCTGGCAGGGCGGCCACCCGGAGAACGAGCCGCGGCCGGAACTGTTCTACGGGCTGGACGCCGAGGGCTACACCGACTACCCCTTCCTCGAAGCGGCTTGA
- a CDS encoding ArsR/SmtB family transcription factor: protein MASRTSSPLVHPDTDDLDLFKIMSALTDETRLTIVVTLSVSPGLACSGFTQDVTPSVLTRHFRVLREAGLIRQHDVGTRRINTLRKEDLDQRFPGLLDLVLKESVGRVEPYVNAECA from the coding sequence ATGGCCAGTCGCACCTCGTCACCCCTCGTCCACCCCGACACGGACGACCTCGACCTCTTCAAGATCATGAGCGCGCTGACCGACGAGACCCGGCTCACCATCGTCGTCACCCTCTCCGTCTCCCCCGGTCTGGCCTGCAGCGGCTTCACTCAGGACGTCACCCCGTCCGTTCTCACCCGCCACTTCCGCGTCCTGCGCGAGGCCGGTCTCATCCGGCAGCACGACGTCGGCACCCGCCGCATCAACACGCTGCGCAAGGAAGATCTGGACCAGCGCTTCCCCGGACTGCTCGACCTCGTCCTCAAGGAGAGCGTCGGCCGCGTGGAGCCCTACGTGAACGCCGAGTGCGCCTGA